A stretch of Girardinichthys multiradiatus isolate DD_20200921_A chromosome 20, DD_fGirMul_XY1, whole genome shotgun sequence DNA encodes these proteins:
- the LOC124856420 gene encoding potassium voltage-gated channel subfamily A member 10, giving the protein MEVPLVNFENMDDVGINLGDPNDSGYPTSPTSEAPDQDLLAHRLASPHQSPCRGRRQRQSGQDGLSPSTPPTLTSKANSSSGSLISNLKLLANSESPTDSVFSKMLKDYYENEDLFEKHCFEEKDEKVVINVSGLKFETQLSTLSKFPETLLGDPMKRIHYFDPMRNEYFFDRNRPSFDGILYYYQSGGRIRRPANVPLDIFANEIVFYELGHEAMEQFREDEGFIKEPEVLLPTNELKRQFWLLFEYPESSSAARCVALVSVLVIVISIFIFCLETLPEFREDSDFPPGFIQMINGTQDNSASHPAPKTVWTHLTDPFFIVETICIIWFCFELGVRFVVCPSKSDFFSNIMNIIDIVSIFPYFVTLGTELAATPEDDMNAGQNMSLAILRIIRLVRVFRIFKLSRHSKGLQILGQTLKASMRELGLLIFFLFIGVILFSSSIYFAEVDEPQTQFVSIPDGFWWAVVTMTTVGYGDMCPITMGGKMVGTLCAIAGVLTIALPVPVIVSNFNYFYHRETEQDEKQVMDAAAEAALKMSAANKCGSTLSLNKRNGTWQNDKNGMH; this is encoded by the coding sequence ATGGAGGTGCCACTTGTTAATTTTGAAAACATGGACGATGTCGGCATCAACCTAGGTGACCCAAACGACTCGGGTTATCCGACCTCACCCACTTCAGAGGCTCCTGATCAGGATCTGTTGGCCCACCGGCTGGCTTCTCCTCACCAGTCACCCTGCAGGGGACGGCGCCAACGTCAGTCTGGTCAAGATGGGTTGTCACCCTCCACTCCTCCAACTCTTACCTCCAAGGCAAACTCCAGCAGTGGCAGTCTGATCTCCAATCTGAAGCTCCTGGCCAACAGTGAATCTCCTACTGATAGCGTCTTCAGTAAAATGCTAAAGGACTATTATGAAAATGAAGATCTGTTTGAAAAGCACTGCTTCGAagaaaaagatgagaaagtTGTCATCAATGTTTCAGGCTTGAAGTTTGAAACCCAACTCAGCACCCTGAGTAAGTTTCCAGAGACACTGCTGGGTGATCCTATGAAGCGGATACACTACTTTGACCCGATGAGAAACGAGTATTTTTTTGATAGAAATCGTCCATCGTTTGACGGGATACTCTACTACTACCAGTCAGGAGGGAGAATCCGCAGACCAGCCAATGTTCCCTTAGATATTTTTGCTAATGAAATTGTTTTCTATGAGTTGGGTCATGAAGCAATGGAGCAGTTTCGTGAAGATGAAGGGTTTATCAAAGAACCTGAGGTACTCTTACCCACAAATGAATTGAAGCGGCAGTTCTGGCTCCTGTTCGAGTACCCTGAGAGCTCCAGTGCGGCCAGATGTGTAGCTCTGGTCTCTGTCCTTGTCATTGTCATTTcaatctttattttctgtctggAGACTCTTCCAGAGTTCAGGGAGGACAGTGATTTTCCTCCAGGTTTCATCCAAATGATCAATGGTACTCAAGACAATTCTGCTTCTCACCCTGCCCCTAAAACTGTGTGGACACATCTCACAGACCCATTTTTCATTGTGGAGACTATTTGCATCATATGGTTCTGCTTTGAGCTTGGTGTCCGTTTTGTGGTGTGTCCCAGTAAAAGTGATTTCTTCAGTAACATCATGAATATTATTGACATTGTGTCTATATTTCCTTACTTTGTCACCCTGGGAACTGAGCTGGCCGCAACGCCCGAAGATGATATGAACGCAGGTCAGAACATGTCATTGGCAATTCTGAGAATCATTCGACTTGTGAGAGTCTTCAGAATTTTTAAGCTCTCCCGACACTCAAAGGGTCTTCAGATTTTGGGTCAGACCCTAAAAGCGAGCATGAGGGAACTAGGGCTGCTAATCTTCTTCCTATTCATAGGAGTCATCCTTTTTTCAAGTTCCATCTACTTTGCAGAAGTGGATGAGCCTCAAACACAGTTTGTAAGCATTCCTGACGGTTTCTGGTGGGCTGTGGTGACCATGACCACTGTCGGATACGGAGACATGTGCCCCATCACCATGGGAGGCAAAATGGTCGGCACCCTCTGTGCCATTGCTGGTGTCCTGACCATTGCCTTGCCAGTCCCTGTCATCGTCTCCAACTTTAACTATTTCTACCACCGTGAGACCGAACAGGATGAGAAACAAGTGATGGATGCAGCTGCAGAAGCTGCCCTGAAAATGTCAGCTGCTAACAAATGTGGAAGTACACTTTCACTCAACAAGAGGAACGGCACCtggcaaaatgacaaaaatgggATGCATTGA